The Salminus brasiliensis chromosome 8, fSalBra1.hap2, whole genome shotgun sequence genome has a window encoding:
- the LOC140560790 gene encoding uncharacterized protein, which yields MKGANMASSRSSSPQETSSCRWTMENTTKKRIHSCTECGKSFTHQRYLEEHQQVHTNLEGHPSVHTERKPFQCSVCEKRFVRRNYLQIHERIHTGEKPYQCSVCEKSFIRQSYLQTHQLTHSGQLPYSCSVCGKSCSEKSNLKKHERIHTAEKPYCCSECGRSFRIRDTLRKHQLLHTGVKPFQCSECGKSFHQRSTLKTHQNIHAGEKPHQCSECGKSFTVKSYLQQHLHIHTAGKPHHCSECGRSFTLKSHLQRHQRIHTGEKPYQCSDCGKSFSDESTLKKHQYIHTGERPFQCSECGRSFTQQGHLQEHQRIHTGEKPYYCSECGMSFRHLNSFRRHKCRGREAGEEHS from the coding sequence ATGAAGGGTGCGAATATGGCATCCAGCAGAAGCTCCAGTCCTCAGGAAACATCCTCTTGCAGATGGACAATGGAAAATACAACCAAGAAGAGAATTCACAGCTGCACAGaatgtgggaagagttttactcaTCAGCGTTACCTCGAGGAACACCAACAAGTTCACACCAATCTCGAAGGACACCCGAGCGTTCACACAGAAAGGAAACcgtttcagtgttcagtgtgtgagaAACGTTTTGTCCGACGCAATTATTTACAAATTCATGAACGCATTCACAccggagagaaaccgtatcagtgCTCAGTGTGTGAGAAGAGTTTTATTCGACAGAGTTATTTACAAACACACCAGCTCACTCACTCAGGACAGCTTCCCTACAGCTGTTCGGTCTGTGGAAAGAGTTGTAGTGAAAAGAGTAATCTTAAAAAACATGAACGCATCCACACCGCAGAGAAACCCTACTGCTGTTCAGAGTGTGGAAGGAGTTTTCGTATACGAGATACTCTCCGAAAACACCAACTCCTTCACACAGGAGTGAAACCCTTTCAGTGCTcggagtgtgggaagagttttcaTCAGCGAAGTACTCTCAAAACTCACCAGAACATTCACGCAGGAGAGAAACCGCAtcagtgctcagagtgtgggaagagctttACTGTGAAGAGTTACCTTCAACAGCACCTGCACATTCACACCGCAGGTAAACCGcaccactgctcagagtgtgggcgGAGTTTTACTCTAAAGAGTCATCTCCAGAGACACCAACGTATTCACACTGGGGAGAAACCCTAccagtgctcagactgtgggaagagtttcagtGATGAAAGCACTCTTAAGAAACATCAGTACATTCACACGGGAGAAAGACCGTTtcagtgctcagagtgtgggcGGAGTTTTACCCAACAGGGTCATCTGCAAGAACATCAGCGGATTCACAccggagagaaaccgtattactgctcagagtgCGGGATGAGCTTCAGGCATCTGAACTCTTTCAGGCGTCACAAGTGCAGGGGAAGAGAAGCTGGGGAGGAACACTCGTAA
- the LOC140560791 gene encoding uncharacterized protein isoform X1 codes for MASRTDEGNPSSESSTTLFTDTPYRRTQENSAKEKNHHCSECGKSFRDRCGLTQHQRIHTGEKPYQCSYCGKGFAVQSSLKSHQRIHTGEKPYQCSECGRNFTLQSHLQRHQHSHTGVKLYQCSECGKSFTRQSSLQLHQHIHTGEKPYLCSECGKSFTAQSHLQRHQRIHTGEKLYYCHVCGRSFNQLSHFQQHQRIHTGEKPYHCSECGRSFTLKSHLKTHQRLHTGEKPYYCSQCGKSFNQHSHLRLHQRTHTGERPYHCSECGKSFNQTSNLQQHQLIHTGEKPYPCSECGKRFRHSNSLKAHKCIKKEEETTHDD; via the coding sequence ATGGCCTCCAGAACTGATGAAGGAAACCCCAGTAGTGAGTCCTCTACTACTCTCTTCACTGACACACCATACAGACGAACACAGGAAAATTCAGCCAAGGAGAAAAACCATCACTGTTCAGAGTGCGGGAAGAGTTTTAGAGACAGATGTGGCCTCAcacaacaccagcgcattcacacaggagaaaaaccATATCAGTGCTCATACTGTGGAAAGGGTTTTGCTGTACAGAGTAGCCTGAAATcccaccagcgcattcacacaggagagaaaccgtatcagtgCTCTGAGTGTGGGAGGAACTTTACTCTACAGAGTCATCTCCAGAGGCACCAGCACAGTCACACAGGAGTGAAGCTGTACcagtgctcagagtgtgggaagagctttACTCGACAGAGTAGTCTCCAGTTACACCAGCACatccacactggagagaaaccgtatctctgctcagagtgtgggaagagctttACTGCACAAAGTCATCTCCAAAGACATCAGcgtattcacacaggagagaagctaTATTACTGCCATGTTTGTGGGAGGAGTTTTAATCAACTAAGTCATTTCCagcaacaccagcgcattcacactggcgAGAAACcctatcactgctcagagtgtgggagaaGCTTTACTCTGAAGAGTCATCTCAAAACACATCAGCGCCTTCACAcgggagagaaaccgtattacTGCTCACAGTGCGGGAAGAGCTTCAACCAACACAGCCACCTCAGACTGCATCAGCGCACTCACACAGGAGAGAggccgtatcactgctcagagtgtggaaagagCTTTAATCAAACAAGTAATCTTCAGCAACATCAGCTCatccacacaggagagaaaccgtatcccTGCTCGGAGTGTGGGAAGAGGTTCCGACATTCAAACTCTTTAAAAGCACACAAGTGCAttaagaaggaggaggaaacgACCCATGATGATTGA